CGTCACGGCATTGTTGCTGTCTGGCAGGTTTCAACCGAGGTCGGGGACTGGAAAGTCCTGTCATACTGCCCGGTCTGTATCCTTCCTGGCACGAGCCGGTTGCCGTCATGGGTGAATTCCTTCGTGGTGAACAGGCCGTCAAAGAGACCGCTGACTAGAGAACTTTGTATAATAATTTATCGATATGTTCTTTGGGCTATTTCATATCCATTCTTCATCAAAGAGTCTAGAATTTGGTCGAAGAGTTCACTTTTCAAGGCTGTTTCTCCGAATTGAATTCCATTATGCATATCCTTGACAGATATTATGATGGTTCTGAATTTATTTGAACCGGGATAGTATTTTATTTCAATCTTGACATATTCTTTTTTCCAATTATACCTTCTTTTAAAAATATACAGGAACATAACATCAATTACAATAGAATCATCTTTTATGGTAAGCTTAACAGGATACTCCCACTTCCTGTAGTATATAGATATGATTATATAAGCGATTACAACTATACTACAGAATATCTTGAAGAATAATAAATTAGCTTCTTTGTTTTGACTATATAATATACGAGGCAAGCAAAGACACAACATGAAAATAAAAAATAATGTCTCTAAAACAAATGCACGTATATGTTGTCGTCGCGGAATTATAATTTGTGATTCCATAATAGAGTATTGTTAAAAAAATCAAGTTCTTCCTCTGTAATGATCTTTTGTTGATTATCCATCTCTGAAGATGTGTTTTTAGGATTCTGTGAACCTGTATTCGTCTGATTTGAAGTCACAGCGTTATCAATCATAGAATCAGTTATCATTATTATTGCCAATCCCCGAGGATATGGATCGACCATCCTCAACAAAAGACTGGTATCAGGAATCTTATAGATTCTTTCGGTAACTGTAATGCGCTCTTTTTTCAGGGTATAAATATATATCCCCGTAACCAGACACATGCATACTATCGCGATGACAGCCAGAGCGACAAAACCTTGCAAACTCCTTAGCAAAACAAGTGACCAATCTATCTTTTCCATTTTATTGACTCTTTACGAGTCTCCTTGCTCCGAAAGAGATTCTATTTGATCTTCTGATATGGAGCCTTCAGAATAAAAAGGAAGACTTCTGTCTATCCAATAATCGTCCGGCTTGTCTTTATAGATAATCGAATCAAGTAATTCGAAGATTTCCTTCCGGTCTTGCATTATTATTCCGACATAATTTATCCCGCAATACGGCCCATATAGAATTGGAATAATGAGACCGTCTCTCATCTTCAGAAGCGTTGCAATACGGTATTCATAATTGTCATCTTTATCTTTGACAGGAATTAATCTATTGATCATTGACACATATCGTTCAATGAGTTTCCTGTCTCGAATTACAGTATCCCTGTATATGCCCCTATTTATCGCCATGTCTCCATATTGCCTTATTTCGGCTTCTATGATAATGTCACGCGGCAATCCGCCAAACTCAATCGCCTCGACATCATCAGGATCGATCTTGACAACCCCTTTTGGAGTACAAGAGAGCATACAAAAAATCAGCACAAAGACTGAATACAGTACTTTACGATTCACTTTAATAAAAGTTATGATTCTTAATCTTCTTCCCGGAGCGTCTCGACCTTTTTGTCAAGTTTCTTTAAGAAACCCCTCACATAGCACGTATCCTCCCCATTGTAATTGCAAAGGACATCTTTCTTAAACGTCGGAAACAAATCATCCTCGAATAGAAACTCATATGCAATATATGAGATGTAACGTTCTTCCATATCAGGATTATCTTTTAGATACGCTAGGACAAAAGTACAATCATTCCGTACCCACCTGATGCAATACTCTCCAAGAACCTCGGCGAGCGCGCCATCGGCAGAAGTAACAATTTCATTAAAAAGAATGAAATTGTATTCTTTCTGTTCAGGCGTAGTCCTCCGAGTAAGTCTATCCAATAAAGCAAACGTCTTGCTGTCGTCTGAAGGGACAAGCATCCCTTTCTTATATGCGACAACGAGAGAATCGGAGCATTCATTCCAATTCCGCTGCGCATAGCAGAAGCTGCCCGTTATAAGTAAAAGCCAAATCAATAATATGCGTTTCATTTCATACACTTTTTTGCGAACAAATAAGCTAAGATTATGACGACTGACTCCGCGATTAGGGCCGGGAATGATAAGATTCCACAGATTCCTCGGTATGCCGACTGGCCCAATCCTCAAATAAGCGGAATCTCCACGGATTCCCTTTTTCCGAGAGTTGCATCGGAAAGACATAGGAATAGATATCAGGGTTCTCTTTCATGAACATCCGGACAGTATCTTTGACTGCCGCCAGACGCTGGACAAGAGCAGTATCCTCAGGAGAAATATCATACGGCTTATCAACACCTGCGAGCACTTTCAATTCATCTGTCTTCCTGTCGTACCGGCAGATAGCATCAATCTTTTTACGCGTCCAGATCTTGTATTTCTCATAATCGAAACTCCTGCTTATAAGCCCGTCCTTATAGTAGGCTGCAGGCCTGAAATTTCCCCAATAGTCAGGCATATCTATAGGAAAACGTTCAGGATGTTCCAGCCAATACAGAGGGTGTCCGACAACACGGAATCCGTACTTATTATATGGATCATATATAAACACAGAGTCAGAATAAAACGCATAACTGTGACGGTGGCTTCTAGCATAATCCATATACGGCTTCGTGGACACGAGTCCCGAGGAATCAATGCTCCACTCTCTGTCGAAAAAACTGAAGACTTCGTCCATATCTTCAGGAAGACAATAGTAGCTATATGAATACCATTCTATCATATTTAGCAAAGGACATATCTCAACAGGCCCATGCTCCATGACTTGTTTACGAACATACTCACGCGTATTGCATGCAACAAGACATAAGAAAGCCATAACTATAATTAGATTTTTTTTCATATTATTTCTTTGCATAAAATTTTTTTTATCGCTTGCAAAATTTATCTCTTTCACTTTTTTCTCTTTTTCAAAACCAACGATAACGATACTTGCACCGGTCTTTCGGCTACGTATATGCATATAATATCCCGGAGCGTCTTGATCTTTTTGTCAAGTTTCTTTCTTAAACGTCGGAAACAAATACTCCATATGTATAGATACTCTCCTTAACGACAACAATAATATTACCATTTGGTGAGTTCAAAGAATGATTATATACTTAATAGTTACCTGATACGTTTGAATACATCCGGTGTATCTAAAACAATATCAGGGAGATATTTCCCATAATCCGTTGCATCTATCAAAACATCCCTCTTTATTACGTACTTAAGAGGAATCGTTGTAACAGATGTGTCCTTAATAACATGCATTTTCGTCAAATAATTTAGACTATAACAATCATATTCGGGATACAGATACAGCGTATCCTTATTAATTTGCCATTGACCGAAAATGCTTTCATCCATGCAAGGCGTATTCATCTCATACACTTTGGGATGCGTTCTTAAGATAATATAAACGGGTAAGACCTCTCCAGACCAATCCCTTTTATAGACATAAAGGAACGGAGCTGATGTCGGGCTCTGCACTTTGCAGGACATAAAAGACAAAAAGCTCATCACAAAAACAATAACTATTTTTTTCATACTGATATCGTCCTATGTTAGTTACACCATTACAAACACCTATCCGATCTTTTCGACATGGCTGGTATCGCCGATGAACCATAGGTAGCCTTCGACGGCAGGATAGCCCATGGTGCGGTAGAGGTCCATGTAGCGGGCGACCTGGTTGAAGTAGCCGCGATATGATTCGCCGGGGTCATAGTTCTTGAACTTGTAGTCGATGACCACCGTCCTGTCCGGGAAGGTCAGTACCCTGTCGGGCTTGTGGAGACGGCCGTCCGTGCCGATGATCTCGAGTTCGTTGCGGACGACGGAGCCGTCCTCGGGGAACCATTCTCCATGAGCCTCGATCTCTTTGGCGAGAATCTCCGCGCACTTGTCGCCTTCGGCTTCGGAAAGCTCGCCGGCGGAGACAGCCTGGCGGACGGAGCCCCTCAGGTCAGCGGCAGAATTGACCCTGGACATGATTTCGTGGAGCACGATTCCATGGACTCTCGGAGTCAGTATCATCTCGTCGCTGAAGTATGCGGCAGAATCGTCGCTGAACTTCAGGCTGGCGCGGTCTTTTATATCGAAGGACGGGTATGAGGCGGCGCGATATTCAGCAAGAGCCTTGCGAGGCGGTATCTTGCTGAAATCATACATCTGCCCGGAATCCGGGAATCGCGTCTTCACGAAGCTGTATAGAATATGGGAAAGACTCTTGAACTCGGCATCGTCGCCCTTCTTGTCATAGCTTCCAAGAAAAGCTTTGGAAGGATTCTCGGAAATGATATGGAGTCCTTTCGAGGCTCGGGTCAGGGCCACATAGAACACATTCAGGTTGTCTATCGCCTGCATCAGCATGTCGGTCTCGAATGAATCGGCGAAGAAAGAATCGGCAGATCCGGAAGAAAGATTGACATTGAACAGTCCGTCAAGCCCGTACCCGGCCGCCTCCGACATAGGCCGACACCAGTGGAAGTTTCTTTTGGTTTCTGCCAGCACGACACTCTCCGCATACGGAAATATCACATATGGGAATTCGAGGCCCTTCGCCTTATGGATTGTGATGATCCTGACAGCATCCGTATCCTCAGGAGAACTGACATAGTCTTTTTTGTACTCATCCCAGAAATTCAGGAACGACTGGAGGTTGTTTCCATTGACGGACACCCAGTCGTTGAGCACGTCCATGAATGCCTGGACATAGATTATTTCCCTTTCGAAAAGGGATGCATCGTGGGCCTTGAGGGACCGCAGCAGACTTTCGGCGAGGTCGTACAGGGAAAGATAGTCCTCCGGGATGTCCACGTCGAGAGACTTGGCAAGGTAGTTGGACACGCTGTCCTCTCCGTTGAAGGCACATGACATCAAGGACACCAGACGACGTACGGTCAGGGATCCCTTTGCATGGAGGGAATCGTCCGAAATCACAGGAATACCGTTGTCCACAAGATAAGACGCAACTTTGGCTCCGTCCTTGTTTTCTCTGACGAGGACGGCAATATGGCCGAACGACGCCCCGGCTTCGCGAACCTTGGAAATGGATTGCAATATGGTATCAAGTTGCTCGTCCGCCTCGCAGAACGTCACTTCCACGCTTCCGCGGGCCTTGTCGTCAGTCATGGCTTTCTGAGCGACATCCGCATAGATATCCCTTATCAGATGGCTGTCGGCGCTGAGTTTACTATCGAGAACTCCGGCGGCATAGTCAAAGAATGAATTGTTGAAATCCACTATCGCCCCGAGGCTTCTCCAATTGGATGTAAGGGAGAGACTGTCGTCCGAATCAGGGAATGTTTCCTTTATTCCCGAGGACAGCAGCCTCCAGTCGGAGCCCCTCCAGCGATATATACTCTGCTTGACGTCGCCCACTACAAGATTGTCCCGGCCGTTGTCATTGCTCTCGCGAAGCAGCGGCTCGAAATTCTGCCACTGTATCGTGGACGTATCCTGAAACTCGTCGAGCAGGAAGTCCTCGAAACGGACTCCCAGTTTCTCGTACACGAAAGGAGCGTCGCTGCCACCGATTATTCGCTTCAGAAGTATATTGGAGTCATCCAGACACATCACGTTCTTCTCCTTCACGAGAGCGTTGAATTCCTCGGAAAGTTCGGAGGATATGCCGAGATTATAGATATCTTTATTCAGGGCCCTGGCCGTATTGTACGCCTTGAGAGGCATATCGAACAATGCTATCAGCTCAGCAAGCGGCTCTTCCAGAGATCCTTCGACCTTTGGCAACAGGGATTGCTTATCCTTCGAGAACCACTTCGTGCTGTCCGCAGCCTTTTCCCGGAAAGAACTTGACAGGGACTTAACCTCCGAGCCTCGCTTCAAGCCGACGTACTTCCAGAGCAAGGATATAAACTTCCCGTTACTGTCCTCCGGACGGATTCCGGCCTTTTCAAAGACGGAGAGGACTTTCCCGGCAGCATCAGAAAGTCTTCTGACATAGTCGTCCATCAGCTTCAGACAATTCCTTCTCAGATTCCTGAGATCGTCTTTTAAATGAACCTTAGCTTCATCGAGACCGTATTTCTCGACCGCTTCCCTATGCTCGTCAGACTTGAGTTTCTCAGCCGTCTGATACAGCCCTTTCTCTATGTTGAACTTTCCTTGATCATTCAGGCTTTCCATAACGCTTTCGGTAATCCACCCGATAAGCGAATTGTCTCCTTCCGTCATGGAATCAAGTATCCTGTCCACGCTCTCCCTGACCAACGAATCCTTGTCAAGCTCCACCTGATACGATGAGAACTGACCGATCTCGCGGGCAAAGGCTTTCAGAGCCTGCTGGAAAAACTTGTCGATGGTACTTATGGCGAAGGCTCCATAGTCGTGAAGTATGTTGTAGAGCAGATCCTCCGCACGTTTGCGCAGTTTTTCCTCAGGACCGAACTCCTTGACGAAGTCGTTGTAATAGCCTGAAGCCTGAGGCTCGCGCGCAAGGATGTCGAGTTCCTTGAGCACTCGGTTCTTCATCTCGCCGGTAGCCTTGTTGGTGAATGTCACCGCAAGGATATGGCGGTAAGCATATCTGTCTTCACTACGGAGGAGAAGTTCGATATATGTCTTGGCGAGCTTGAAGGTCTTACCTGAGCCAGCCGATGCTTTCACTATATTTATCATCTTCCGCAGATATTCTTGAAGTCACAATATTCACATGCCTTGCTGTCGCCGGTCCTTCGGAAAGGTATGGACGGATCGGCGATTTCCTTGAGCATCTCCGAGAGACGTTCTTCCATTTTCTTGCTGAATTCGCTGTTCATAGGGGCGGAAAGCGGATCTCCGACAAATAGTTTAGCCGCCGGATAAATCACATTCTCCACATCCTTGAACTTGGACAGGTCCTTGTCGGATGTGATGAACTTGTCATATATGAACAGCTGGAAGGCGATCTTTGGCCTATTCTCGTCATCGCTGCCATAGAGTTTCTCGATTACTTTTTCAGCATTGTCTTCTCCGATGGCCACATCGTTGTCG
This portion of the Bacteroidales bacterium WCE2008 genome encodes:
- a CDS encoding ATP-dependent exoDNAse (exonuclease V) beta subunit (contains helicase and exonuclease domains); its protein translation is MINIVKASAGSGKTFKLAKTYIELLLRSEDRYAYRHILAVTFTNKATGEMKNRVLKELDILAREPQASGYYNDFVKEFGPEEKLRKRAEDLLYNILHDYGAFAISTIDKFFQQALKAFAREIGQFSSYQVELDKDSLVRESVDRILDSMTEGDNSLIGWITESVMESLNDQGKFNIEKGLYQTAEKLKSDEHREAVEKYGLDEAKVHLKDDLRNLRRNCLKLMDDYVRRLSDAAGKVLSVFEKAGIRPEDSNGKFISLLWKYVGLKRGSEVKSLSSSFREKAADSTKWFSKDKQSLLPKVEGSLEEPLAELIALFDMPLKAYNTARALNKDIYNLGISSELSEEFNALVKEKNVMCLDDSNILLKRIIGGSDAPFVYEKLGVRFEDFLLDEFQDTSTIQWQNFEPLLRESNDNGRDNLVVGDVKQSIYRWRGSDWRLLSSGIKETFPDSDDSLSLTSNWRSLGAIVDFNNSFFDYAAGVLDSKLSADSHLIRDIYADVAQKAMTDDKARGSVEVTFCEADEQLDTILQSISKVREAGASFGHIAVLVRENKDGAKVASYLVDNGIPVISDDSLHAKGSLTVRRLVSLMSCAFNGEDSVSNYLAKSLDVDIPEDYLSLYDLAESLLRSLKAHDASLFEREIIYVQAFMDVLNDWVSVNGNNLQSFLNFWDEYKKDYVSSPEDTDAVRIITIHKAKGLEFPYVIFPYAESVVLAETKRNFHWCRPMSEAAGYGLDGLFNVNLSSGSADSFFADSFETDMLMQAIDNLNVFYVALTRASKGLHIISENPSKAFLGSYDKKGDDAEFKSLSHILYSFVKTRFPDSGQMYDFSKIPPRKALAEYRAASYPSFDIKDRASLKFSDDSAAYFSDEMILTPRVHGIVLHEIMSRVNSAADLRGSVRQAVSAGELSEAEGDKCAEILAKEIEAHGEWFPEDGSVVRNELEIIGTDGRLHKPDRVLTFPDRTVVIDYKFKNYDPGESYRGYFNQVARYMDLYRTMGYPAVEGYLWFIGDTSHVEKIG